The following are encoded together in the Pseudomonas sediminis genome:
- the yajC gene encoding preprotein translocase subunit YajC — protein sequence MSFFIPAAYAGTAAAGPAGSGFEWVFLIGFLVIFYLMIWRPQAKRAKEHKNLLGGLQKGDEVVTSGGIAGKVSKVADDFVVIEVSDTVELKFQKQAIAATLPKGTLKAI from the coding sequence ATGAGTTTTTTCATCCCCGCCGCTTACGCTGGCACCGCCGCTGCTGGCCCTGCCGGCAGCGGTTTCGAGTGGGTTTTCCTGATTGGCTTTCTGGTCATCTTCTATCTGATGATCTGGCGTCCGCAGGCCAAGCGCGCCAAGGAGCACAAGAACCTGCTCGGCGGCCTGCAGAAGGGCGACGAAGTGGTCACCAGCGGTGGTATCGCTGGCAAGGTATCCAAGGTTGCCGACGATTTCGTGGTTATCGAAGTGTCTGACACTGTCGAGCTGAAATTCCAGAAGCAGGCCATCGCTGCCACTCTGCCCAAGGGCACGCTGAAAGCCATCTGA
- the secD gene encoding protein translocase subunit SecD: MLNKYPLWKYLLILSVLAIGLVYSIPNLYPDDPAVQISGASSALSIEQTDVDRASKALQDAGIAVKAASIDERGRGGLIRLTKQDDQLPAKDIVRRALGDDYVVALNLAQTTPDWLRSLGASPMKLGLDLSGGVHFLLEVDMDKALDVRRKVYEGEIKSLLRKERIRYRSMPESNSRIQLGFADSDTLDQAQRLIRKDYSDFELTTVERGGQQILQLGLTQAKIAEIREYSIRQNLTTVRNRVNELGVAEPLVQRQGANRIVVELPGVQDTAEAKRILGKTANLEFRLQADVDAPRGATESFGFREEGRPPVQLERELIITGDQVTDAQASFDENGRPQVNIRLDGHGGDLMNRATRNNVGRSMAVIFIEQRPVTRYVRQNVDGVEQEVAISSFVEEKKIISLATIQSALGSQFRITGLNGQGESSELALLLRAGGLAAPMYFAEERTIGPSLGAENIAKGIASTEWAMIFVAIFIIAIYRFFGVLATVALAFNLVLLVGLMSAIGATLTLPGIAGIVLTLGMAVDANVLIFSRIREELANGLPVQRALHEGFDRAYSAILDSNLTTLLVGGILFAMGTGPVKGFAVTLSLGIITSMFTAIMFTRGLVNLIFGGRNFKKLWI; encoded by the coding sequence ATGCTCAATAAATACCCTCTGTGGAAATACCTGCTGATTTTGTCCGTTCTGGCAATCGGCCTGGTGTACTCCATTCCCAACCTTTATCCAGATGATCCTGCTGTGCAGATCAGTGGCGCCAGTTCGGCGCTGAGCATCGAGCAGACCGATGTCGACCGTGCCAGCAAAGCGCTGCAGGACGCCGGTATTGCCGTCAAGGCTGCCAGCATCGACGAGCGTGGCCGTGGCGGTCTGATTCGTCTGACCAAGCAGGATGACCAGTTGCCGGCCAAGGACATCGTCCGCCGCGCGCTGGGTGATGATTACGTCGTGGCGCTGAACCTGGCGCAAACCACCCCCGACTGGCTGCGTAGCCTGGGTGCGAGCCCGATGAAGCTCGGCCTGGACCTGTCCGGCGGTGTGCACTTCCTGCTGGAAGTCGACATGGACAAGGCGCTGGATGTGCGCCGCAAGGTCTATGAAGGAGAGATCAAGAGCCTGTTGCGCAAGGAGCGTATTCGCTACCGCAGCATGCCGGAGAGCAATAGCCGGATTCAACTCGGCTTCGCCGACAGCGATACGCTGGACCAGGCGCAGCGCCTGATTCGCAAGGATTACAGCGATTTCGAACTGACCACTGTCGAGCGTGGTGGCCAGCAGATTCTGCAGTTGGGGCTGACTCAAGCGAAAATCGCCGAGATTCGTGAATATTCCATTCGCCAGAACCTCACCACTGTACGTAACCGCGTCAATGAGCTGGGCGTAGCCGAGCCGCTGGTGCAGCGTCAGGGCGCCAACCGCATCGTGGTCGAGCTGCCGGGTGTGCAGGACACCGCAGAAGCCAAGCGTATTCTCGGCAAGACCGCCAACCTCGAGTTCCGCCTGCAGGCAGATGTCGATGCGCCGCGCGGCGCGACCGAGTCCTTCGGCTTCCGCGAGGAAGGTCGTCCGCCGGTGCAGCTCGAGCGTGAACTGATCATCACCGGTGATCAGGTCACCGACGCCCAGGCCAGTTTCGACGAGAATGGCCGTCCGCAGGTGAACATTCGCCTCGACGGTCATGGCGGCGATCTGATGAACCGCGCCACGCGTAACAACGTCGGTCGTAGCATGGCGGTGATCTTCATCGAGCAGAGGCCGGTCACTCGCTACGTGCGTCAGAACGTCGACGGCGTCGAGCAGGAAGTGGCTATCTCCTCGTTCGTCGAAGAGAAGAAGATCATCAGCCTGGCGACTATCCAGTCGGCGCTGGGCAGCCAGTTCCGCATCACCGGCCTGAACGGTCAGGGCGAGTCTTCCGAGCTTGCGCTGCTGCTGCGTGCTGGTGGTCTGGCAGCGCCGATGTACTTCGCTGAAGAGCGCACCATTGGCCCGAGCCTGGGTGCCGAAAACATTGCCAAGGGTATCGCCTCCACCGAGTGGGCGATGATCTTCGTGGCTATCTTCATCATCGCCATCTATCGCTTCTTCGGTGTGCTGGCGACCGTTGCCCTGGCGTTCAACCTGGTGCTGCTGGTCGGTCTGATGTCGGCCATTGGTGCGACCCTGACCCTGCCCGGTATCGCCGGTATCGTCTTGACTCTGGGTATGGCGGTTGACGCCAACGTGCTGATTTTCTCGCGGATACGCGAGGAATTGGCCAATGGACTACCGGTGCAGCGTGCTCTGCACGAGGGCTTCGATCGTGCCTATTCGGCGATTCTCGACAGTAACCTGACCACCTTGCTGGTGGGCGGCATCCTGTTCGCGATGGGGACCGGTCCGGTGAAAGGCTTCGCGGTGACACTGTCGCTGGGCATCATTACGTCGATGTTCACCGCCATCATGTTCACTCGTGGCCTGGTCAACCTGATCTTCGGTGGCCGTAACTTCAAGAAGCTGTGGATCTGA
- the secF gene encoding protein translocase subunit SecF has product MIKSTIRFMAIRNIAFSITVVLTLIGLGALFAKGLNFGLDFTGGTLIELQYEQPANLDLIKTELGQAGYADAVVQSFGASTDVLVRLAGDSPDLGNEVAAALRKVDEAARFEVKRVEFVGPQVGEELRDQGGIAMLLALGGIMLYLAFRFQWKFGVGAIASLVHDVVITLGVLAFFQIPFDLTVLAAVLAMIGYSLNDTIIIYDRIRENFRVLRKTSLIENIDVSITQTLLRTIATSLSTALALLALLFFGGDVLAAFALTLLVGVVVGTYSSVYIGATVLVWLKLSVEDLIPPVAEAEADDGRP; this is encoded by the coding sequence ATGATCAAGTCAACCATTCGTTTCATGGCGATCCGCAACATCGCCTTCTCCATTACGGTCGTGCTGACGCTGATCGGTCTCGGCGCGCTGTTTGCCAAGGGGCTGAATTTCGGCCTGGATTTCACCGGCGGTACGTTGATCGAACTGCAGTATGAGCAGCCGGCCAATCTCGATCTGATCAAGACCGAGTTGGGCCAGGCTGGCTATGCCGATGCCGTGGTGCAGAGCTTCGGTGCCAGTACCGATGTGCTGGTGCGTCTGGCTGGCGATTCTCCTGACTTGGGTAATGAGGTCGCAGCTGCGCTGCGCAAGGTCGATGAGGCGGCACGCTTCGAGGTCAAGCGCGTCGAGTTCGTCGGCCCGCAGGTGGGCGAGGAGCTGCGCGACCAGGGCGGCATTGCCATGCTCCTGGCACTGGGCGGGATCATGCTCTACCTGGCTTTCCGCTTTCAGTGGAAGTTTGGTGTCGGTGCGATCGCGTCGCTGGTGCACGACGTGGTGATCACCCTGGGTGTGCTGGCGTTCTTCCAGATTCCATTCGACTTGACGGTGCTGGCGGCGGTACTGGCGATGATCGGTTACTCGCTCAACGACACCATCATCATCTACGACCGAATTCGTGAGAACTTCCGTGTACTGCGCAAGACCTCGTTGATCGAGAACATCGACGTTTCGATCACCCAGACCCTTTTGCGTACGATCGCGACTTCGTTGTCTACTGCGCTGGCCTTGTTGGCGCTGCTGTTCTTCGGCGGTGACGTATTGGCGGCCTTTGCTCTGACCCTGCTGGTCGGTGTAGTGGTAGGCACCTACTCGTCGGTCTACATCGGCGCCACGGTGCTGGTGTGGCTGAAGCTCAGCGTGGAGGATTTGATTCCTCCTGTGGCCGAGGCTGAGGCTGACGACGGTCGTCCATGA
- a CDS encoding glycine zipper 2TM domain-containing protein: MNKSLLVGAVLGAVGVTAGGAVATYSLVDRGPDYAEVLAVTPINETVKTPREVCKDVAVTRQRPVQDQHQIAGTAIGAIAGGLLGNQIGGGTGKKIATVAGAVGGGYAGNKVQEGMQQRDTYTTTETRCNTVTDTSEKLVGYDVKYQLGEKVGNVRMDRDPGSRIPVNKQGELVLVQQAQ, translated from the coding sequence ATGAATAAATCACTGTTGGTAGGTGCCGTACTGGGTGCTGTGGGTGTGACCGCTGGTGGTGCTGTTGCCACGTACAGTCTGGTTGATCGTGGTCCGGACTACGCCGAGGTGCTGGCCGTAACCCCGATCAATGAAACCGTGAAAACGCCGCGCGAAGTGTGCAAGGACGTGGCGGTTACCCGTCAGCGTCCGGTACAGGATCAGCACCAGATTGCCGGTACTGCCATCGGCGCCATCGCGGGTGGTCTGCTGGGTAACCAGATCGGCGGCGGCACTGGCAAGAAGATCGCTACAGTAGCCGGTGCAGTTGGCGGCGGTTATGCCGGCAACAAGGTTCAGGAGGGCATGCAGCAGCGTGACACCTACACCACCACTGAAACCCGCTGCAACACTGTGACCGATACCAGCGAGAAACTGGTGGGCTACGACGTGAAGTACCAGCTGGGTGAAAAGGTCGGCAACGTGCGCATGGATCGTGATCCGGGCAGCCGTATCCCGGTCAACAAACAGGGTGAGCTGGTACTGGTGCAGCAGGCCCAGTAA
- the suhB gene encoding type III secretion system regulator SuhB, giving the protein MQPMLNIALRAARSAGEMIFRSIERLDVISVDEKDAKDYVTEVDKAAELMIVQAIRKAYPTHSFLGEEGGVLEGSGDGADYQWIIDPLDGTTNFIRGVPHFAISIACKYRGRLEHAIVLDPVRQEEFTASRGRGAALNGRRLRVSNRKSLDGALLGTGFPFRNEQLDNLENYLGMFRSLVGQTAGLRRAGAASLDLAYVAAGRYDAFWEFGLSEWDMAAGALLIQEAGGLVSDFTGGHEFLEKGQIVAGNTKCFKAVLTAIQPHLAPSMKR; this is encoded by the coding sequence ATGCAGCCCATGCTGAATATCGCCCTGCGCGCCGCTCGCAGCGCCGGTGAAATGATCTTTCGCTCCATCGAGCGCCTGGATGTCATCTCGGTAGACGAGAAGGATGCCAAGGATTACGTCACCGAGGTCGACAAGGCCGCCGAGCTGATGATCGTCCAAGCCATTCGCAAGGCCTACCCGACCCACAGTTTCCTGGGCGAAGAAGGTGGCGTGCTTGAGGGTAGCGGCGATGGCGCCGACTATCAGTGGATCATCGATCCGCTGGACGGCACCACCAACTTCATCCGCGGTGTTCCGCACTTCGCCATCAGCATCGCCTGCAAATACCGCGGCCGCCTCGAGCACGCCATCGTCCTCGACCCGGTGCGCCAGGAAGAATTCACCGCCAGCCGTGGCCGTGGCGCCGCCCTCAATGGCCGCCGCCTGCGCGTGAGCAACCGCAAGAGCCTGGACGGCGCACTGCTGGGCACTGGCTTCCCGTTCCGCAACGAGCAGCTGGATAACCTCGAGAACTACCTGGGCATGTTCCGTAGCCTGGTCGGCCAGACCGCCGGCTTACGCCGTGCCGGTGCCGCCAGCCTGGATCTGGCTTATGTCGCAGCCGGCCGCTACGACGCCTTCTGGGAGTTCGGCCTGTCCGAGTGGGACATGGCAGCTGGCGCCCTGCTGATTCAGGAAGCAGGCGGCCTGGTCAGCGATTTCACCGGTGGTCATGAATTCCTCGAGAAAGGCCAGATCGTTGCCGGCAACACCAAATGCTTCAAGGCCGTACTGACTGCGATCCAGCCACACCTGGCGCCCTCGATGAAGCGCTGA